Proteins encoded by one window of Luteolibacter flavescens:
- a CDS encoding efflux transporter outer membrane subunit produces MKTSRLLLLSAALFTSCSFVPELGKPGVEVVPVSFPGNGSGTTSATLDWNSFFKDPRLKKLVSIALDNNRDLRIAALNVEQARGQYGISRSSLFPTVDLSATGSRQRTPGSTVSGGTAVESRNYDVSVGVTAYELDLFGRVRSLNDAALQSYFASDAARLGAQITLVSEIAARYLTERALLEEIELSEQTLASVSKTYELTRQRLEAGDVSELDSRSVEIQVKTAEANLAAYRQQLAETHNALAFLIGSSLPSDLPAGRGLDQTLVAELRAGVPSDLLSRRPDILEAEHQLRAANANIGAARAAFFPRVTLTGGAGTASKSLGDLFQSGSSAWAFSPQISVPIFDGGYNKANLEVAEVRKQIGVAQYEKAIQNAFREVSDGLAARSGLNGQIEAYEGLVAAQQKRFDLADTRYQQGVDSYFEVLDAHQDLYAARQGLIRLRLARLTNAVGLYKALGGGW; encoded by the coding sequence ATGAAAACTTCCCGCCTCCTGCTGCTTTCCGCAGCGCTCTTTACCTCCTGCTCCTTCGTGCCCGAGCTTGGCAAACCGGGTGTCGAGGTCGTGCCTGTCAGCTTCCCGGGCAATGGCAGCGGCACTACTTCCGCCACCCTTGACTGGAACTCCTTCTTCAAGGACCCGCGCCTGAAGAAGCTCGTCTCCATCGCGCTCGACAACAACCGCGACCTCCGCATCGCCGCGCTGAATGTCGAGCAGGCCCGCGGCCAGTACGGCATCTCTCGTAGTTCGCTTTTCCCGACCGTCGATTTGTCCGCTACCGGCTCACGACAGCGGACACCGGGCTCGACCGTCTCCGGGGGGACGGCGGTCGAGTCCCGGAACTACGACGTCTCGGTCGGCGTTACGGCCTACGAGCTCGATCTCTTCGGACGGGTCCGCAGCCTGAATGACGCGGCGTTGCAAAGCTACTTCGCCAGCGATGCGGCGCGCCTCGGCGCACAGATCACGCTCGTTTCGGAAATCGCCGCGCGCTACCTGACCGAGCGCGCGCTGTTGGAAGAGATCGAGCTTTCCGAGCAGACGCTTGCCTCGGTGAGCAAGACCTATGAGCTCACCCGCCAGCGCCTCGAAGCGGGCGACGTGTCCGAGCTGGATTCGCGCTCCGTGGAGATCCAGGTGAAGACCGCGGAGGCAAATCTCGCCGCGTATCGCCAGCAGCTCGCGGAGACCCACAATGCGCTGGCCTTCCTCATCGGCAGCTCCTTGCCATCGGATCTCCCGGCGGGTCGCGGGCTGGACCAGACGCTCGTCGCCGAACTGCGTGCCGGGGTTCCCTCGGACCTGCTCTCGCGCCGGCCGGACATCCTCGAGGCGGAGCACCAGCTTCGCGCCGCGAATGCGAATATCGGTGCCGCTCGCGCCGCCTTCTTCCCGCGGGTCACACTGACAGGTGGCGCAGGCACGGCGAGCAAGAGCCTCGGCGATCTCTTTCAAAGCGGCAGCTCCGCGTGGGCATTCTCGCCGCAAATCAGCGTGCCGATCTTCGACGGTGGCTACAACAAGGCGAACCTCGAAGTGGCCGAGGTCCGCAAGCAGATCGGCGTCGCGCAGTATGAGAAAGCGATCCAGAATGCCTTCCGCGAGGTGTCCGACGGCCTCGCCGCACGCTCGGGTCTCAATGGCCAGATCGAGGCTTATGAAGGCCTCGTCGCTGCGCAGCAGAAGCGCTTCGACCTCGCCGACACGCGCTATCAGCAGGGCGTGGACAGCTACTTCGAGGTGCTGGATGCCCACCAGGATCTCTACGCCGCGCGACAGGGGCTGATCCGCCTGCGGCTCGCCCGACTGACGAATGCCGTGGGGCTCTACAAGGCACTGGGCGGCGGCTGGTGA
- a CDS encoding efflux RND transporter permease subunit yields the protein MNFSDFFIKRPIFAGVLSIVIFLVGAIALWKLPVSEYPEVIPPTVVVRATYPGANPQTIAETVSTPLEQAINGVENSIYMYSQATSDGVMTLTVTFKLGTDPDLAQVQVQNRVAQALPKLPEEVRRLGVTTVKSSPDLTMVVHLLSPDGRYDDIYVRNYATLQVRDVIARLPGVGQVQLFGSGDYAMRIWLDPNKVAARGMTAGDVVNAIREQNVQVASGAVGQQPNPQAADTELLINTKGRLVSEEEFGEIVLKVGAHGERTLLKDVARVELGASEYALRSLLSNKTAVAIPIFQLPGSNSIALSNAVRDKMEELKKDFPEGLDYKIAYDPTVFVRHSIKAVVHTLLEAIVLVVLVVILFLQTWRASIIPLVAVPVSLVGTFAVMLGLGFSINALSLFGLVLAIGIVVDDAIVVVENVERNIALGYSPLEATKRAMREVTGPIVATALVLAAVFIPTAFITGLSGQFYKQFAITIAISTIISAFNSLTLSPALSALLLRDHHAPKDRLTRIMDSAFGWIFRPFNRFFEWSSNKYASSVQRLVRRGAIALVVYGGLVFMTWSMFKKVPAGFVPEQDKQYLVAFAQLPEGASLERTDEVVRQMGDIMLKHPGVQDSIAFPGLSINGFTNSPNSGIAFVGLKSFEERKGPGLSGKEIAAQLQAEFANIQGAFVAVFPPPPVNGLGTTGGFKLYIEDRSGAGYDELYAATQALVAKANETPGLAGMFSGFTVNTPQLQADVDRAKAKQQGIPLGNVFEAMQVNLGSLYVNDFNRFGRTYQVVAQADAEFRSDADDIANLRTRNDKGQMVPLGSVLTVKETYGTDRAMRYNGYPAADLTGGPALGFSSGQAEAMMEKVAAETLPKGMSLDWTDLTYQKILAGNTGIYVFPLCILLVFLVLAAQYESFRLPFAVLLIVPMALLSAMVGVWMTDGDNNIFTQIGLIVLIGLAAKNAILIVEFAVHLREQGKGIVESAVEAARLRLRPILMTSIAFIAGVYPLVAATGAGAEMRHAMGVAVFAGMIGVTVFGLLLTPVFYVVLEKIGTKKA from the coding sequence ATGAACTTTTCCGATTTCTTCATCAAGCGCCCGATCTTTGCCGGCGTGCTATCCATCGTCATCTTCCTCGTCGGCGCGATCGCGCTGTGGAAGCTGCCCGTCAGCGAGTATCCCGAGGTCATCCCGCCGACCGTGGTCGTGCGGGCGACCTATCCGGGCGCGAATCCGCAGACCATTGCGGAAACCGTATCCACGCCGCTGGAGCAAGCGATCAACGGGGTGGAAAATTCCATCTACATGTATTCGCAGGCGACCAGCGACGGGGTCATGACCCTCACGGTCACCTTCAAGCTCGGCACCGATCCCGACCTCGCGCAGGTGCAGGTGCAAAACCGCGTGGCCCAGGCGCTGCCAAAGCTGCCCGAGGAAGTCCGCCGCCTCGGCGTCACCACGGTGAAGAGCTCGCCCGACCTCACGATGGTGGTCCACCTGCTCTCGCCCGACGGGCGCTACGACGACATCTATGTGCGCAACTACGCCACGCTGCAGGTGCGCGATGTGATCGCCCGTCTGCCCGGCGTCGGCCAGGTACAGCTCTTCGGCTCCGGCGACTATGCGATGCGCATCTGGCTCGACCCGAACAAGGTCGCCGCACGCGGCATGACCGCCGGTGACGTGGTGAATGCCATCCGCGAGCAGAACGTGCAGGTGGCATCCGGTGCCGTTGGCCAGCAGCCGAATCCGCAGGCAGCCGATACCGAACTGCTCATCAATACGAAGGGCCGCCTGGTCTCCGAGGAGGAATTCGGGGAGATCGTGCTGAAGGTGGGCGCGCACGGTGAACGCACGCTTTTGAAGGACGTCGCGCGCGTGGAGCTCGGTGCATCCGAGTATGCGCTGCGCTCGCTGCTCAGCAACAAGACCGCCGTGGCCATCCCGATCTTCCAGCTTCCCGGCTCGAACTCCATCGCGCTCTCGAATGCCGTGCGCGACAAGATGGAAGAGCTGAAGAAAGACTTCCCCGAGGGCCTCGACTACAAGATCGCCTACGACCCCACCGTCTTCGTCCGCCACTCGATCAAGGCGGTGGTTCACACGCTGTTAGAGGCCATCGTGCTCGTGGTGCTGGTGGTGATCCTCTTCCTCCAGACGTGGCGCGCGTCGATCATCCCGCTCGTCGCGGTGCCGGTGTCGCTGGTCGGCACCTTTGCGGTGATGCTCGGGCTGGGCTTCTCGATCAATGCGCTCTCGCTCTTCGGGCTCGTGCTCGCCATCGGCATCGTCGTCGATGACGCCATCGTGGTGGTGGAGAATGTGGAGCGGAATATCGCGCTCGGCTACTCACCGCTGGAGGCGACGAAGCGCGCGATGCGGGAAGTGACGGGGCCCATCGTGGCGACCGCGCTGGTGCTCGCCGCGGTCTTCATCCCGACTGCATTCATCACCGGCTTGAGCGGCCAGTTCTACAAGCAGTTCGCCATCACCATCGCGATCTCCACGATCATCTCGGCCTTCAATTCGCTCACGCTTTCCCCCGCGCTCAGCGCCCTCCTCCTGCGCGATCATCATGCGCCAAAGGACCGTCTGACGCGGATCATGGATAGCGCCTTCGGCTGGATCTTCCGCCCGTTCAACCGCTTCTTCGAGTGGTCTTCGAACAAGTATGCCAGCTCCGTGCAGCGGCTCGTCCGCCGCGGCGCCATCGCGCTGGTGGTCTATGGCGGTCTCGTCTTCATGACGTGGAGCATGTTCAAGAAAGTGCCGGCGGGCTTCGTGCCGGAGCAGGACAAGCAGTACCTCGTCGCCTTCGCCCAGCTCCCGGAAGGAGCCTCGCTGGAGCGCACCGATGAGGTCGTGCGGCAGATGGGGGACATCATGCTGAAGCATCCCGGCGTGCAGGACTCCATTGCCTTCCCGGGTCTCTCGATCAATGGCTTCACGAACAGCCCGAACTCCGGCATCGCCTTCGTCGGCCTGAAGTCCTTCGAGGAGCGCAAGGGACCGGGGCTCTCCGGCAAGGAAATCGCGGCCCAGCTCCAGGCGGAGTTCGCGAATATCCAGGGTGCCTTCGTCGCCGTCTTCCCGCCGCCGCCGGTGAATGGCCTCGGCACCACGGGTGGCTTCAAGCTCTACATCGAGGACCGCAGCGGCGCGGGATATGACGAGCTCTACGCGGCGACGCAGGCGCTCGTCGCGAAGGCCAACGAGACGCCCGGGCTCGCGGGCATGTTCTCCGGCTTCACCGTGAATACCCCGCAGCTCCAGGCCGATGTGGATCGCGCGAAGGCGAAGCAGCAGGGCATCCCGCTGGGGAATGTCTTCGAGGCGATGCAGGTGAATCTCGGCTCGCTCTACGTGAATGATTTCAACCGCTTCGGCCGCACCTACCAGGTCGTCGCGCAGGCCGATGCGGAATTCCGCAGCGATGCCGATGACATCGCGAACCTGCGGACGCGCAATGACAAGGGGCAGATGGTGCCGCTCGGCTCCGTGCTGACCGTGAAGGAGACCTACGGCACCGACCGCGCGATGCGCTACAATGGCTACCCCGCCGCCGACCTCACCGGCGGGCCCGCGCTCGGCTTCAGCTCCGGGCAAGCGGAAGCGATGATGGAAAAAGTCGCCGCCGAAACCTTGCCGAAGGGCATGTCGCTCGATTGGACGGACCTCACCTACCAGAAGATCCTCGCGGGCAATACCGGCATCTATGTCTTCCCGCTCTGTATCCTGCTGGTGTTCCTGGTGCTGGCTGCGCAGTACGAGAGCTTCCGCCTGCCCTTCGCGGTGCTGCTCATCGTGCCGATGGCATTGCTCTCCGCGATGGTCGGCGTGTGGATGACGGACGGGGACAACAACATCTTCACGCAGATCGGCCTGATCGTGCTGATCGGCCTGGCAGCGAAGAATGCGATCCTCATCGTGGAGTTCGCCGTTCACTTGCGCGAGCAGGGGAAGGGCATCGTGGAGTCGGCGGTGGAAGCCGCGCGCCTGCGCCTGCGTCCCATCCTGATGACCTCCATCGCCTTCATCGCCGGCGTGTATCCGCTCGTCGCTGCGACCGGTGCCGGTGCGGAGATGCGCCACGCGATGGGCGTCGCGGTCTTCGCCGGGATGATCGGAGTCACCGTCTTCGGCCTGTTGCTCACGCCGGTGTTTTACGTCGTGCTTGAGAAGATCGGCACGAAGAAGGCGTGA
- a CDS encoding efflux RND transporter periplasmic adaptor subunit: MNLPDRDEITLPEAPESKGRFHTRLALMLASIGAVAAGIHYAPQALAAESKQEVAPVMAPAKVTVAPVEQQTLAEHRELVGRVDARETVEIRPRVSGHIDDVRFRAGSVVEKGDILFVIDPRHYRAQVDLAAAAVERAKVRLGIAESEAKRTGTLLAARAVSVEESDTRNSRLAEARTDLAAAEATLATAKLDLEHTEVRSPIRGKVSRALVTAGNLVSSQNLLTTVVSTGDVFVYADVDENTALTFDRLRREKKIGDGTVTVEMQVGDETGYPHKGFIESADNRVDAATGTLVYRMVFPNADESLVPGLYARVRLPVSAPAPALLVSERSIGTNQSQKFVLTVTPDNTVAYRTVKLGPVLQGKRVIREGIEPGDRVIVNGLQRVTAGMIVDPAVAN; this comes from the coding sequence ATGAACCTTCCCGACCGTGATGAAATCACCCTTCCTGAAGCACCCGAGTCCAAGGGCCGCTTCCACACCCGTCTCGCGCTGATGCTCGCTAGCATCGGTGCCGTCGCCGCCGGCATCCACTACGCCCCGCAGGCGCTCGCCGCGGAGTCGAAACAGGAGGTCGCTCCCGTGATGGCTCCGGCCAAGGTGACGGTCGCCCCCGTGGAGCAGCAGACGCTCGCCGAGCACCGCGAACTCGTCGGCCGTGTCGATGCCCGGGAGACCGTGGAGATCCGTCCCCGCGTCTCCGGCCATATCGATGACGTTCGTTTCCGAGCCGGCAGCGTCGTGGAGAAGGGGGACATCCTCTTCGTGATCGATCCCCGCCACTACCGCGCCCAAGTGGATCTTGCCGCGGCCGCCGTCGAGCGCGCCAAGGTCCGCCTGGGGATCGCGGAAAGCGAGGCGAAGCGCACCGGCACCCTGCTGGCCGCCCGCGCCGTCTCGGTGGAGGAGTCGGACACGCGGAACTCCCGCCTTGCCGAGGCCCGCACCGACCTGGCCGCCGCTGAGGCGACCCTAGCCACCGCGAAGCTCGACCTCGAGCACACGGAAGTCCGCTCGCCCATCCGCGGCAAGGTGAGCCGCGCTCTGGTCACCGCGGGGAATCTGGTCTCCAGCCAGAACCTGCTGACCACCGTGGTCTCGACCGGCGATGTCTTCGTCTATGCCGACGTGGATGAGAATACCGCGCTCACCTTTGACCGCCTCCGCCGGGAAAAGAAGATCGGCGATGGCACGGTGACCGTGGAGATGCAGGTCGGCGATGAAACGGGATACCCGCACAAGGGCTTCATCGAGTCCGCCGACAATCGCGTCGATGCCGCCACCGGCACGCTGGTCTATCGCATGGTCTTCCCGAATGCCGACGAGTCGCTGGTGCCCGGCCTCTACGCCCGTGTCCGCCTGCCCGTGAGCGCGCCCGCCCCGGCGCTGCTGGTGAGCGAGCGCTCGATCGGCACGAACCAGAGCCAGAAATTCGTGCTCACCGTGACCCCGGACAATACCGTCGCCTACCGCACGGTGAAGCTCGGCCCGGTGCTGCAGGGCAAGCGCGTGATCCGCGAGGGCATCGAGCCCGGCGACCGCGTCATCGTGAATGGCCTGCAGCGCGTCACCGCCGGGATGATCGTCGATCCCGCCGTGGCGAACTGA
- a CDS encoding SDR family NAD(P)-dependent oxidoreductase, which produces MSTKKLEGKVAVVTGASKGIGASIAKHLAAEGAAVVVNYASSRDAAEKVAAEIAAAGGKAVTIHGDLSKQEDVSRLFAEVKQQFGNVDILVNNAGIYQFAQLEQIDAAHFHRHFDVNVLGLLLATQEAVALFPERGGNVINISSVVSTGAFPGASVYSATKGAVDAITRSLAAELGSRGIRVNSINPGMVETEGFHAAGVGGSDLQRQVEATTPLGRIGQPQDIASAVVFFASDDSSWITGQTFQISGGYRS; this is translated from the coding sequence ATGAGCACGAAGAAACTTGAAGGAAAAGTCGCCGTCGTCACCGGAGCTTCCAAGGGCATCGGAGCCTCGATCGCAAAGCACCTCGCGGCCGAAGGAGCCGCCGTCGTGGTGAACTACGCCTCCAGCCGCGACGCCGCGGAAAAGGTGGCCGCGGAAATCGCCGCAGCAGGCGGAAAGGCCGTCACGATCCACGGCGATCTTTCCAAGCAGGAAGATGTCTCGCGCCTTTTCGCCGAGGTGAAGCAGCAGTTCGGAAACGTGGACATCCTCGTGAACAACGCCGGCATCTACCAGTTCGCCCAGCTCGAGCAGATCGATGCCGCGCATTTCCACCGGCACTTCGACGTGAATGTGCTCGGCCTGCTACTCGCTACCCAGGAGGCGGTTGCCCTCTTCCCCGAGCGCGGGGGGAATGTGATCAATATCAGCTCGGTGGTTTCCACCGGTGCCTTCCCCGGAGCCTCCGTCTATAGCGCGACGAAGGGCGCGGTGGACGCGATCACCCGCTCGCTGGCCGCCGAACTCGGCTCCCGCGGCATCCGCGTGAACTCCATCAATCCCGGCATGGTCGAGACCGAGGGCTTCCACGCCGCCGGTGTGGGCGGCAGCGATCTCCAGCGCCAGGTCGAGGCCACCACCCCGCTCGGCCGCATCGGCCAGCCGCAGGATATCGCTTCCGCCGTTGTCTTTTTCGCGTCCGACGATTCGTCGTGGATCACCGGGCAGACCTTCCAGATTTCCGGTGGCTACCGGTCATGA
- a CDS encoding TetR/AcrR family transcriptional regulator codes for MGRKSDAKQRLLDAALDLIWENSYGVVTIDAICEKAGVKKGSFYYFFESKADLAVAALDHEWQTEMKPKYDEMFSASRPPLERILLMFQSCIDCQAEIQAEYGQILGCPCFSLGSEVCTQNEPIRAKVQETLCRIVRYLESAIRDAQAEGVVSPGDPLVKAKSVYALYEGSLAQARIANDLDPLRVMLGSVMDLIGATAEVRQD; via the coding sequence GTGGGACGCAAAAGCGACGCCAAGCAACGACTCCTCGATGCTGCTCTCGATCTGATCTGGGAGAACAGCTACGGGGTCGTGACGATTGACGCCATTTGCGAGAAGGCCGGCGTCAAGAAGGGCAGCTTCTACTACTTCTTCGAGTCCAAGGCGGATCTCGCCGTCGCCGCCCTCGATCACGAGTGGCAGACGGAGATGAAGCCGAAGTACGATGAGATGTTCTCCGCCTCGCGTCCGCCGCTGGAGCGCATCCTCCTGATGTTCCAGTCCTGCATCGATTGCCAGGCGGAGATTCAGGCGGAGTATGGCCAGATCCTCGGATGTCCTTGTTTCTCACTGGGTTCCGAGGTCTGCACGCAGAATGAGCCGATCCGCGCGAAGGTGCAGGAGACGCTTTGCCGCATCGTCCGCTACCTGGAGTCCGCGATCCGCGACGCTCAGGCTGAGGGAGTTGTGTCCCCCGGCGATCCTTTGGTGAAAGCGAAGTCGGTCTACGCTCTCTATGAGGGCAGCCTTGCCCAGGCACGCATCGCCAATGACCTCGATCCGCTCCGCGTGATGCTCGGGTCCGTCATGGATTTGATCGGCGCGACTGCTGAAGTTCGTCAGGACTGA
- a CDS encoding thioredoxin family protein translates to MLPLSAATWTSDFDAALKEAKSSEKAVLIDFTGSDWCAWCIKLEQEVFDKPEFEAGVKDKFVLVQLDYPKDKTRLTETVAKQNEALLKRYPVKGYPTILLCDGDGKPFAATAYQEGGPEKYLPHLDELLAKRTARDKALAEAAKKEGVEKAKLLISALNDLALDPAMVASNYVDVAEQIKKADPEDETGFAKNEVAEGRFAEFMVKLGESRQAKNLEGEIKAAEEALADKKITGELRQQVYGHHAASYAYAEKFDEAIEVLTRAIAETPDGKRTVELQNFRSLLERLKAGLPADAMPTKGD, encoded by the coding sequence ATGTTGCCTCTATCCGCCGCCACGTGGACGAGTGACTTCGACGCAGCGCTGAAAGAGGCCAAGTCTTCCGAGAAGGCCGTGCTCATCGACTTCACCGGCTCCGACTGGTGTGCGTGGTGTATCAAGCTGGAGCAGGAGGTCTTCGACAAGCCGGAGTTCGAGGCCGGGGTGAAGGACAAGTTCGTGCTCGTGCAGCTCGACTACCCGAAGGACAAGACACGCCTCACCGAGACCGTTGCGAAACAGAACGAGGCGCTGCTGAAGCGTTACCCCGTGAAGGGCTACCCGACCATCCTGCTCTGCGACGGCGATGGAAAGCCCTTCGCCGCCACCGCATATCAGGAAGGCGGGCCGGAGAAATATCTGCCGCATCTCGACGAGCTGCTGGCCAAGCGCACCGCCCGCGACAAGGCCCTCGCCGAGGCGGCGAAGAAGGAAGGCGTGGAGAAGGCGAAGCTGCTCATCTCCGCACTGAATGATCTGGCGCTCGACCCCGCGATGGTCGCGTCGAACTACGTGGACGTCGCCGAGCAGATCAAGAAGGCCGATCCCGAGGATGAGACCGGCTTTGCAAAGAACGAGGTGGCCGAGGGTCGCTTCGCGGAATTCATGGTGAAGCTCGGCGAGAGCCGCCAGGCGAAGAATCTGGAAGGGGAGATCAAGGCCGCGGAAGAAGCCTTGGCGGACAAGAAGATCACCGGCGAGCTGCGCCAGCAGGTCTATGGGCATCACGCCGCCTCGTATGCCTACGCAGAGAAATTCGACGAGGCGATCGAAGTGCTGACCCGCGCGATCGCCGAGACGCCGGATGGCAAGCGGACGGTGGAGCTCCAGAACTTCCGCTCGCTGCTGGAGCGCCTGAAGGCAGGCCTCCCGGCGGACGCCATGCCGACCAAGGGCGACTGA
- the ilvC gene encoding ketol-acid reductoisomerase, which yields MAAKIYTNKDASLTPLKKKTLAVIGFGSQGHAHALNLKDSGCKVVIGLYKKSKSREVAKKLGFEVMDTAEAVKAADVIFVAVPDTVIPGVYEKDIAPNLTKGKTILFSHGFAVMFGGLKLPADIDVILVAPKGPGHTVRSQFVAGKGVPGLIAIHQDATGKAKDKALAWARGVGCTRAGVFETDFREETVTDLFGEQCVLCGGASALVKAGFETLVEAGYQPEMAYFECLHELKLIVDLMNEQGLAGMRFSISETAEWGDVSVGPKIIDASVKKRMQKQLKDIESGKFAKDWIAEYKNGYPRFNKIRKEEASHPIEKTGEKLRATMSWLKAKKLKKGATQASLISSSN from the coding sequence ATGGCCGCGAAGATCTACACGAACAAGGACGCGTCCCTCACGCCGCTCAAGAAAAAGACCCTGGCCGTCATCGGCTTCGGCTCCCAGGGCCACGCCCATGCCCTCAATCTCAAGGACAGCGGCTGCAAGGTCGTCATCGGACTCTACAAGAAGTCCAAGTCCCGCGAAGTCGCCAAGAAGCTCGGCTTCGAGGTCATGGACACCGCTGAAGCAGTGAAGGCCGCCGACGTGATCTTCGTCGCGGTGCCGGACACCGTCATCCCGGGCGTCTATGAGAAGGACATCGCTCCGAACCTCACCAAGGGCAAGACCATCCTCTTCTCGCACGGTTTCGCCGTGATGTTCGGCGGCCTCAAGCTTCCGGCCGACATCGACGTCATCCTCGTCGCGCCGAAGGGCCCGGGCCACACGGTCCGCTCGCAGTTCGTCGCAGGCAAGGGTGTTCCCGGCCTGATCGCCATCCACCAGGATGCGACCGGCAAGGCCAAGGACAAGGCACTCGCCTGGGCACGCGGCGTCGGCTGCACCCGCGCCGGTGTCTTCGAGACCGACTTCCGCGAGGAAACCGTGACCGACCTCTTCGGCGAGCAGTGCGTCCTTTGCGGCGGTGCTTCCGCCCTGGTGAAGGCTGGTTTCGAAACGCTGGTCGAAGCCGGATACCAGCCGGAGATGGCCTACTTCGAGTGCCTCCACGAGCTGAAGCTGATCGTCGACCTGATGAACGAGCAGGGCCTCGCCGGCATGCGCTTCTCCATCTCCGAGACCGCCGAGTGGGGCGACGTCTCCGTGGGTCCGAAGATCATCGATGCTTCCGTCAAGAAGCGGATGCAGAAGCAGCTCAAGGACATCGAATCCGGCAAGTTCGCCAAGGATTGGATCGCCGAATACAAGAACGGCTACCCGCGCTTCAACAAGATCCGCAAGGAAGAGGCCAGCCACCCAATCGAAAAGACCGGTGAAAAGCTGCGCGCCACCATGAGCTGGCTGAAGGCCAAGAAGCTCAAGAAGGGCGCCACCCAGGCCAGCCTGATCTCGTCCTCGAACTAA
- a CDS encoding SPFH and helix-turn-helix domain-containing protein, producing MGLMDFIKGELLEIIEWQDDSRDTIAWRYPDDDKAIKNGAQLIVRESQVAQFLYLGQFGDTFTPGKHTLTTDNIPVLTRLKGWKYGFQSPFKADVYFVNTRLFTGNKWGTANPIMLRDADLGVVRARAYGTYDFKVVNVQTFLKEVAGSDHDFRVDEFADTMRSRIVSIFSDALANAHVPVFDVATRYIELGDALLPLINPVISSKYGIEVSSFIVENVSVPPEVEQAIDKRSAMSAIGNLNDYVKYQMAQGMAAGGGGGAAGMASELAVGFAVAKELMQQGGLTGGTPPPLPGAPAAAAGAAASTVANPDVLDPATVARMLGVSEADVMAEISAGTLAAKKIGSSYRVTRTALDAFLAQ from the coding sequence ATGGGACTCATGGACTTCATCAAAGGCGAGCTGCTCGAGATCATCGAGTGGCAGGACGATTCACGGGACACCATCGCCTGGCGCTACCCGGATGACGACAAGGCGATCAAGAACGGCGCCCAGCTCATCGTGCGGGAAAGCCAGGTCGCGCAGTTCCTCTATCTCGGCCAGTTCGGTGATACCTTCACGCCGGGCAAGCACACGCTGACGACGGACAACATCCCGGTGCTGACCCGGCTGAAGGGGTGGAAGTACGGCTTCCAGTCGCCCTTCAAGGCGGACGTCTATTTCGTCAATACCCGCCTCTTCACCGGCAACAAGTGGGGCACCGCGAATCCCATCATGCTGCGCGATGCCGACCTCGGCGTGGTCCGCGCGCGCGCCTACGGCACGTATGACTTCAAGGTGGTGAACGTGCAGACCTTCCTGAAGGAGGTCGCCGGCTCGGACCACGATTTCCGCGTGGATGAATTTGCTGATACCATGCGCTCGCGCATCGTCAGCATCTTCTCCGACGCGCTGGCAAATGCCCATGTGCCGGTCTTCGACGTGGCGACGCGCTACATCGAGCTGGGCGACGCGCTGCTGCCGCTGATCAATCCGGTCATCTCGTCGAAGTACGGCATCGAGGTCTCCTCCTTCATCGTCGAGAACGTGAGCGTCCCGCCGGAAGTGGAGCAGGCGATCGACAAGCGCTCGGCAATGTCCGCCATCGGAAACCTGAACGACTACGTGAAGTACCAGATGGCGCAGGGCATGGCCGCGGGCGGTGGCGGTGGTGCCGCCGGCATGGCCAGCGAGCTCGCCGTCGGATTCGCCGTGGCGAAGGAACTCATGCAACAGGGCGGTCTCACCGGTGGCACGCCGCCGCCGCTGCCGGGTGCCCCCGCGGCGGCCGCCGGAGCCGCGGCTTCCACCGTGGCAAATCCGGACGTGCTGGATCCCGCGACCGTCGCGCGCATGCTCGGCGTCTCCGAGGCCGACGTGATGGCCGAGATATCCGCCGGCACGCTGGCCGCGAAGAAGATCGGCTCCAGCTACCGGGTCACCCGCACCGCGCTCGACGCCTTCCTCGCCCAATAG